The Paraburkholderia caffeinilytica genome segment CTTCGTCGAGCCGCGAAGGGAAGCGCAGCAGCTACTGGCAGCCTTGCATCGGGCGCGTGAAGGTCTGGTGACCGAACGTACGACCACCATCAACCGGATTCGTGGCGTACTGCTTGAGTTCGGCATCGTCGTTCCTTTATCGAGAGCCACGCTACGTCGGTTGCCTGATGTGCTTGCGGTTCAGGAGCTGCCACTGCGGTTGATCGAGCTCATCCACCGCCTCCATGCTCATTATCTTCACCTCGACCAGCAGATTAACGATGTCGAGCGGGATCTGACTTCACAACTAACGAAGACGAGAGCGCTGCCCGGTTACTGTCGATTCCCGGTATCAGAACCGTTACGGCAAGCCTTCTCGCACCGGAAGTCGGCAACGTTGCCCAGTTTGCTAGCGGCCGGAACTTCGCGGCCTCGATCGAACTGGTACCACGACAGCACAGCACGGGCGAGCGAAGTGTCCTGTGTGGAATCAGCAAGCACGGCGACAAGCACCTGCGCCGGTTCCTAGTGCAAGGCGCACGAGGAACCGGCAAGAATACCGAGGCCCAAACCCGACATTTCCATAAAGCTACTACAACCAAAAGGTTGATAGTTTCTTTATGCAAAATCCGCGAACGGCAGGATAGTGACCAGTTCTTAGCACCGTCGCGGTGAACGTGGCAAGTGGATCTGCCGGCCGAGGCGGCGATAGCACACGTTATTGCGTCAACCCGGTGTCGCAAAGGCGAGGGCAGGCAGGACGGATCGACTGGTGGTTGCCCGACTCCATGTAGCATCGTTCTTTGCATTTCTTTGAGGCCACCGGCCGACGCAGCAACAGGGCCGCTTTGGGCAAAGCAGCCACTTCCTGAGAAGCCAACAATGATCGCAATGTCCGACACTCGCTGGCCGCGACGACGCCTCTAACGCGAGCTGTTCCTTATAAGGAGTTCTTGGCGCGACACCGCCGCCGACCTGTTGAGTACGGCGCATTCAACCTGTCAACGCCACTGCAGACGGCGAGCAATTTCGGTGGCCACGAATTCAGTTCTGGATGTTCGCGTTAATCTGATCGATCACGTTACCGGAATACGTAACAGGATGCCGGTCGACGCGAGAGTGCGTGTTGACAAGCGCAGGGTTACGGAGGCCGCTGTCATATTTATCCAGTAGAAGTGTGTCGCACATGGCGCCTAAAACCGGCGGTAGCCTATCCTGCCGTCACTTTTCAAATGTTGTATTTTGGCTGTGGAGTTTGGCATTTTCCGCGAGATTGATCCGCTGAGTCTGAGAGGTCACCCGCGCGATTCCGTTGGTGGTGTGCCGACAGTCTGTTAGCGTGTCCAGCCGATTCGGATCATTGCATCTACCGAGGGTGGCGGATTGGCAGTGGCAGTCTGATCGCTCTGAGCTCCTGGTTCGCGAGGTCGTCCGGGCGAACTTGCGCGGTGCAATACTGCGGGTCGCGCCGGTGTGTCGCGTCAGTCTGACGGGTTTCCGCCATATGTCGGCTAGCTCACGTTTGCCGGTTTGTGATGTGCGCGTAAGCAGTCCGCAGAGCTACCTGATCAATTCTGCAGGTATGGTCGATTGAGTCTTGCGGGCGCTGCGTTTGCGGGATTGCTCACCACGCGATTCACGTTCGGGGGTGAAGCGTATATGGCCGCGCGCCGCTGCGCACCAGTTTGATACCTCATTCACTAGCGTCTGCGATGTGCCCTCCTGAAGGCTGTTGACTCGAGCAGGGCATTAAAAATATTTCTCTGTTCCATCGATTTCCTGCGTATTCCGACTGATTCCGATCGCGCAATTCTATCGCCGGAAGGGGTATTGACGAGCCGTTTCGCGATTCGCATGATGGTCCCGAAGGCGACGCATGGGAGCGAATCGTGCCGGGTGCAAAAAGCTACACACGGGCGCAGTGGGATGAGTTTGTCGATGCCCTTGAGGCATTGCCGGAGAAACCCCGAAATGATCAGCGCGTCACTATCAGCGATGCGATGAAAGAGATTCGGGCGCATATCACTGCCACTCAGGCGAAAGGCTATACGCTCGAAGAAATTGTTCAGGAGGCTGGGCGTAAGGGAATCGATGTGAGCATTGGCGCAGTCAAGTATGCGCTGTATCGCCCAGAGCCTTCTGACGCAGCATCCAGAGCGGCGAATCCCCAGGGAACGCGTGAGGCCGAGAGGTTCTCCAGGCCAAAGCAAGTCGTAAAGCGAAAAGGCAAACGCGTGGGCAACGGACATGGCGATACACGACAACAAAGGGGAAGGGGTTTAGATCAACCGGGATCAATGGAGATTCAGGACGCGTTCTCGTTTGAGATCAGGCCTGATATCGAAAACCTGTAGGAGGTTCGTCGTGGACACGATTCACCCCATTTATCTGGTCGGCGGCAGCAAGGGCGGTGTTGGAAAAAGCATGGTGACGCTTGCCCTGGCGGACTATTTGCAGCGACAGGGTACCCACGCTGTCCTGCTGGAAACCGATACCTCGAATCCCGATGTCATGAAAGCGCTCAGGGACGAAATCAAATGCGCGGCCTATGACCTTGACGATGCAGATGGCTGGATCGGGTTTGTCAATTTCTGCGATGCGCACCGGGGTGCGGCTGTGATCGTCAATACTGCCGCACGCAATCAGACCGGGGTTGCACGGTACGGCGGGACGCTGGCCCGGACTCTGGCTGAACTGGAGCGGCAACTTGTTGTGCTCTGGGTGATCAACCGGCAGCGCGATAGCCTGGAGTTGCTGCATATTTTCGGACAGACGTTCCCCGACACCATGACGCATGTCGTTCGCAACGGGTACTTCGGTATGCCGGACAAATTCACGCTGTATCAGGAATCACAGCTTCGCAAAGCCATTGAGACAAGAGGGCGGTCGCTCGATTTTCCTGATCTGGCGGATCGGGTTGCGGACGAATTACGCAGTCAACGCATCTCGATCCGACAGGCCGCTGAAGTCATGCAGATTGGCCAGCGTGCGGAACTGCTCCGCTGGCGGGAGTTGTGCGACACCATGTTCTCGAAGGTGATTGGCAGCGAGGAGGCAATCCGTGAGCGATAGGCGGTCGGAGCCGGTCGATCCGCTTGTCCGCCTGTTTCGCGAGGTGTCGGGGGATGTCCCTGACGGGGCCAGTCTCGCCCGCATGCACCGCATATCGGGCGCATTGAACCTGCGTGACAATGACGCGCTATGGTCGATTGTCGCTACCCTCGAATACTACGCGCGTCTGTACGAAGCGATGCCGGAGCGTATCCGGTGGGCGAGCGAGGGCAGTCTCGAAGCTGCACGCCGGGAGGTCGGCGGCGCAACCGATGTGCTGATTCAGCAGCATCGGGATGCGCTGGAGCGATGCAAGGCGACGATCCAGTTGGCGGAAACGCTGATACAGGAGCATGAGGAGCGGTATCGGGCAGCACTCGTGCAACTCAATGAGACCGCCTTGATGGCCCTGGCTGAGCGCATGTCAAATCAGGTCGCGCGCACGGCGGGCAACCGGTTGATCGGTGTCGCAGCGGTGTCAGCTCGTGAGCAACGCGAGCGACTGGACAGCACGATGAGCACGTTCGGGCAGGCAGTTGAGGCAGCGATGGTGCGCGTGGACGCGATGGCTTCACGCATGGAAAGGCGTTTTGCACGCTCGATGTGTCGCCTGTTGCTGGTGGGCGGTGTTTCCCTCTGCCTGCTGCTGGTTTCCGGCGGGCTCGTGGACTGGTGGAGGGCATGTCATGTGGCGGGCGCGGATTGTCGCGCGGTGCAGTTGCGACAGGCAGACGGCAGACCTTGAAGGGGTCGCCGTCTGCCTTACCCCGTTACCAGGGCAACGGGTCGGGCTGAAGTGACGTGCCGGTCAGCTTGCCTGATGCCCAACGCTGGCAGCAGTCGGGAAAGGCCAGGGCGGCTGTTCACTGCGCATTTCGGGGGACGTGTCTGCGTCGCGAGGCGCATTGTTGACTTTCTCGCCGCCGTTGCCTCCACCCGGTTCGGCGTCGGCGTCTTCGCCGTCCTGCGTCTCGCCTGCGCCGTTCCGGGTGTCCGCGTCTTCATCGTCGTAGATATCCCAGCAGGGTGTGGCCGGGATATCCCGATCGGTGAGAACTTCCGGGAGCCATGCGGCGTTTGCGAGCCGCAGTTCGGCGGCGGCAGCGGCGTCGGCCTTCTTCATCTTCCCGAGGTCG includes the following:
- a CDS encoding P-loop NTPase produces the protein MDTIHPIYLVGGSKGGVGKSMVTLALADYLQRQGTHAVLLETDTSNPDVMKALRDEIKCAAYDLDDADGWIGFVNFCDAHRGAAVIVNTAARNQTGVARYGGTLARTLAELERQLVVLWVINRQRDSLELLHIFGQTFPDTMTHVVRNGYFGMPDKFTLYQESQLRKAIETRGRSLDFPDLADRVADELRSQRISIRQAAEVMQIGQRAELLRWRELCDTMFSKVIGSEEAIRER